A stretch of Ursus arctos isolate Adak ecotype North America unplaced genomic scaffold, UrsArc2.0 scaffold_4, whole genome shotgun sequence DNA encodes these proteins:
- the LOC113249939 gene encoding olfactory receptor 4E1-like yields MEEADLLNQTTSVTYIRLRGLSVNQKVQMTVFALFLTSYVLTLIGNILIVVTIIYDRRLHTPMYFFLSNLSFIDVCHSTVTVPKMLRDTWSEEKLISFEACVTQMFFLHLFACTEIFLLTVMAYDQYVAICKPLQYMTVMNWKVCVLLAVALWTGGTIHSISLTSLTIKLPHCGPDEIDSFFWDVPQVIKLACTDTHIIEILIISNSGLISVVCFMVLVVSYVVILVSLRQQISEGRRKALSTCAAHLTIVTLFLGHCIFIYSRPSTSLPEDKVVSVFFTAVTPLRNPSSLLSGKKTRRMP; encoded by the coding sequence atggaagaggCGGACCTACTCAATCAAACCACTTCCGTGACATACATTCGGCTTAGAGGCTTATCTGTCAATCAGAAGGTGCAGATGACTGTGTTTGCCCTGTTCCTCACTTCCTATGTCCTGACACTGATTGGGAACATCCTCATTGTCGTAACTATTATCTATGACCGCCGGCTCCATACCCCtatgtatttcttcctcagtAACCTATCTTTTATTGATGTCTGCCACTCCACAGTCACTGTCCCCAAGATGCTCAGAGATACATGGTCAGAAGAGAAGCTCATCTCCTTTGAGGCCTGCGTCACCCAGATGTTCTTCCTGCACCTCTTTGCCTGCACCGAGATCTTTCTCCTCACCGTCATGGCCTACGATCAGTACGTGGCCATTTGCAAACCCCTGCAGTACATGACAGTGATGAACTGGAAAGTATGTGTGCTGCTGGCTGTGGCCCTCTGGACGGGGGGCACCATCCACTCCATATCGCTGACTTCCCTCACCATCAAGCTGCCCCACTGTGGTCCTGATGAGATTGACAGCTTCTTCTGGGATGTGCCTCAGGTGATCAAACTGGCCTGCACGGACACCCACATCATTGAAATCCTTATCATCTCCAACAGTGGGCTGATCTCGGTGGTCTGTTTCATGGTCCTCGTGGTGTCCTATGTGGTCATCCTGGTGAGCCTGAGGCAGCAGATCTCCGAAGGCAGGCGGAAGGCCTTATCCACCTGTGCAGCACACCTCACCATCGTCACACTCTTCCTGGGACACTGCATCTTCATCTATTCCCGTCCATCCACCAGCCTCCCGGAGGACAAGGTGGTGTCTGTGTTCTTCACCGCAGTGACCCCTCTGCGGAACCCATCATCTCTACTCTCAGGAAAGAAGACAAGAAGGATGCCTTGA